The following coding sequences are from one Rhineura floridana isolate rRhiFlo1 chromosome 2, rRhiFlo1.hap2, whole genome shotgun sequence window:
- the NDUFS8 gene encoding NADH dehydrogenase [ubiquinone] iron-sulfur protein 8, mitochondrial isoform X3 has protein sequence MLWMIRQVSRTGTAVCLSLTRHLSNTAPRASYKYVNLKEEPTDFKSITDKAAQTVLWTELIRGLAMTLSYLFREPATINYPFEKGPLSPRFRGEHALRRYPSGEERCIACKLCEAVCPAQAITIEAETRADGSRRTTRYDIDMTKCIYCGFCQEACPVDAIVEGPNFEFSTETHEELLYNKEKLLNNGDKWEAEIAANIQADYLYR, from the exons ATGCTCTGGATGATACGCCAAGTTTCCCGAACAG GGACTGCAGTGTGCCTAAGTCTTACCCGACATctcagcaacacagccccaagaGCCTCCTACA aATATGTAAATCTAAAGGAGGAACCGACAGACTTTAAATCTATTACTGACAAGGCTGCACAGACCGTCCTGTGGACAGAACTTATCCGAG GCTTGGCTATGACCCTGAGCTACCTATTTAGGGAACCTGCCACCATCAACTATCCCTTTGAGAAGGGCCCCCTGAGTCCCCGCTTCCGTGGAGAGCATGCTCTGCGCAGATACCCATCTGGAGAGGAGAGGTGCATCGCTTGCAAGCTTTGTGAGGCCGTGTGCCCTGCTCAG GCAATTACCATTGAGGCAGAAACCCGGGCTGATGGCAGCCGCAGGACTACCCGCTATGACATTGACATGACCAAGTGCATCTATTGTGGATTCTGCCAAGAAGCATGTCCAGTTGATGCTATTGTGGAG GGTCCCAACTTTGAGTTCTCCACTGAGACACATGAAGAGCTTCTTTACAACAAGGAGAAGCTGCTCAACAATGGTGACAAGTGGGAAGCTGAGATTGCTGCTAACATACAAGCTGACTACCTGTACCGGTGA
- the NDUFS8 gene encoding NADH dehydrogenase [ubiquinone] iron-sulfur protein 8, mitochondrial isoform X1, with product MSRIYYKYHRYTCGDSYGRGLPLAVRIEKTTRIEAGPGNSEPEFYELSSKSSPPIHLDFKVPRRQSHTAIFCIDRLLPTLPLKTFHFGPSFYPIRKEDPASLRAPLTNECSSKWRLALVVTPASRRVGAKPWSLSQFSRRSPDLKLKMLWMIRQVSRTGTAVCLSLTRHLSNTAPRASYKYVNLKEEPTDFKSITDKAAQTVLWTELIRGLAMTLSYLFREPATINYPFEKGPLSPRFRGEHALRRYPSGEERCIACKLCEAVCPAQAITIEAETRADGSRRTTRYDIDMTKCIYCGFCQEACPVDAIVEGPNFEFSTETHEELLYNKEKLLNNGDKWEAEIAANIQADYLYR from the exons ATGTCAAGGATTTACTACAAATACCACCGGTATACTTGCGGTGACTCATATGGAAGAGGGTTACCGCTAGCAGTACGGATAGAAAAAACGACGCGGATTGAGGCTGGTCCTGGCAATTCAGAACCAGAATTCTATGAACTTTCAAGTAAATCATCTCCGCCAATCCACTTGGATTTTAAGGTCCCTCGCCGCCAATCACATACCGCTATTTTCTGCATCGACCGTCTACTGCCCACCCTTCCCCTCAAAACATTCCACTTTGGCCCATCGTTCTATCCAATCAGAAAAGAAGATCCCGCCTCTCTCAGGGCACCTTTAACCAATGAATGCTCAAGCAAGTGGCGATTGGCCCTAGTTGTTACTCCCGCTAGCCGCCGGGTTGGAGCTAAGCCCTGGTCTCTATCGCAGTTTTCACGG AGGAGTCCTGATCTCAAGTTGAAAATGCTCTGGATGATACGCCAAGTTTCCCGAACAG GGACTGCAGTGTGCCTAAGTCTTACCCGACATctcagcaacacagccccaagaGCCTCCTACA aATATGTAAATCTAAAGGAGGAACCGACAGACTTTAAATCTATTACTGACAAGGCTGCACAGACCGTCCTGTGGACAGAACTTATCCGAG GCTTGGCTATGACCCTGAGCTACCTATTTAGGGAACCTGCCACCATCAACTATCCCTTTGAGAAGGGCCCCCTGAGTCCCCGCTTCCGTGGAGAGCATGCTCTGCGCAGATACCCATCTGGAGAGGAGAGGTGCATCGCTTGCAAGCTTTGTGAGGCCGTGTGCCCTGCTCAG GCAATTACCATTGAGGCAGAAACCCGGGCTGATGGCAGCCGCAGGACTACCCGCTATGACATTGACATGACCAAGTGCATCTATTGTGGATTCTGCCAAGAAGCATGTCCAGTTGATGCTATTGTGGAG GGTCCCAACTTTGAGTTCTCCACTGAGACACATGAAGAGCTTCTTTACAACAAGGAGAAGCTGCTCAACAATGGTGACAAGTGGGAAGCTGAGATTGCTGCTAACATACAAGCTGACTACCTGTACCGGTGA
- the NDUFS8 gene encoding NADH dehydrogenase [ubiquinone] iron-sulfur protein 8, mitochondrial isoform X2: MPELSNLIRLFQLPAATCVGCARPQRSPDLKLKMLWMIRQVSRTGTAVCLSLTRHLSNTAPRASYKYVNLKEEPTDFKSITDKAAQTVLWTELIRGLAMTLSYLFREPATINYPFEKGPLSPRFRGEHALRRYPSGEERCIACKLCEAVCPAQAITIEAETRADGSRRTTRYDIDMTKCIYCGFCQEACPVDAIVEGPNFEFSTETHEELLYNKEKLLNNGDKWEAEIAANIQADYLYR, translated from the exons ATGCCCGAATTAAGCAATCTTATTCGCCTCTTCCAGTTGCCTGCTGCAACGTGTGTGGGTTGTGCTAGGCCTCAG AGGAGTCCTGATCTCAAGTTGAAAATGCTCTGGATGATACGCCAAGTTTCCCGAACAG GGACTGCAGTGTGCCTAAGTCTTACCCGACATctcagcaacacagccccaagaGCCTCCTACA aATATGTAAATCTAAAGGAGGAACCGACAGACTTTAAATCTATTACTGACAAGGCTGCACAGACCGTCCTGTGGACAGAACTTATCCGAG GCTTGGCTATGACCCTGAGCTACCTATTTAGGGAACCTGCCACCATCAACTATCCCTTTGAGAAGGGCCCCCTGAGTCCCCGCTTCCGTGGAGAGCATGCTCTGCGCAGATACCCATCTGGAGAGGAGAGGTGCATCGCTTGCAAGCTTTGTGAGGCCGTGTGCCCTGCTCAG GCAATTACCATTGAGGCAGAAACCCGGGCTGATGGCAGCCGCAGGACTACCCGCTATGACATTGACATGACCAAGTGCATCTATTGTGGATTCTGCCAAGAAGCATGTCCAGTTGATGCTATTGTGGAG GGTCCCAACTTTGAGTTCTCCACTGAGACACATGAAGAGCTTCTTTACAACAAGGAGAAGCTGCTCAACAATGGTGACAAGTGGGAAGCTGAGATTGCTGCTAACATACAAGCTGACTACCTGTACCGGTGA